In one Castor canadensis chromosome 15, mCasCan1.hap1v2, whole genome shotgun sequence genomic region, the following are encoded:
- the LOC109681310 gene encoding V-set and transmembrane domain-containing protein 5-like, whose translation MEDRVCTFNNGSIQLFCVGERDSGYYVITATESLGSSQFGIIVLHVSEILYEDLHFVAVFLALLGAVAAVLISLMWVCNRCAYKFQRKRRHKLKESTTEEIELQDVEC comes from the exons ATGGAG GACAGAGTCTGCACCTTCAACAATGGCTCCATCCAACTCTTCTGTGTGGGCGAGAGGGACTCTGGCTACTATGTCATCACTGCGACAGAAAGCTTGGGGAGCAGTCAGTTTGGCATCATCGTGCTGCACGTGTCTG aaATCCTCTATGAAGACCTCCACTTTGTTGCTGTCTTCCTTGCTTTGCTTGGTGCTGTGGCTGCAGTGTTAATCAGCCTCATGTGGGTTTGTAACAGGTGTGCATATAAATTCCAGAGGAAGAGGAGACATAAACTCAAAG AAAGCACAACTGAGGAGATTGAACTGCAAGATGTAGAATGCTAG